A genomic stretch from Magnolia sinica isolate HGM2019 unplaced genomic scaffold, MsV1 ctg60, whole genome shotgun sequence includes:
- the LOC131236386 gene encoding probable leucine-rich repeat receptor-like protein kinase At1g35710 has translation MAIQKSLSLAFLLFFLPFLSSSHATISSATAGLPEAEALLKWKASLSPAQVLHSWSLPATNASTNTVSPCKWTGISCNSLGSVTEISLPSAGLQGKLDNLSFPSFPNLVHLNLSGNTLTGTIPAHIGALYKLMSLDLSANSISGSIPLDIGNLGNLNELDLSINHLDGSIPSTLGNLSKLSILNLYQNRFSGSIPPQIGNLKELVQLSLFQNNLTGPIPPALGNLRNLTLLFLYSNQISGSIPPQFGNLMNLNILELSGNILTGSIPSTLGNLTKLTVLGLIQNQISGSIPPELGNLMSLNILALYRNNLTGPIPPALGNLRNLTQLFLYSNQISGSIPPQFGNLMNLNNVDLADNILTGSIPSTLGNLTKL, from the exons ATGGCCATACAAAAATCTCTCTCCCtcgcttttctcctctttttcctaccctttctttcttcttcccatGCAACAATATCATCTGCAACAGCAGGACTGCCAGAAGCAGAGGCTCTCCTGAAATGGAAAGCCAGCCTCTCACCAGCACAAGTTCTCCACTCATGGTCACTTCCTGCTACTAATGCCAGCACCAACACCGTATCTCCATGCAAATGGACTGGGATCTCATGCAACAGCCTTGGAAGTGTAACAGAGATAAGCCTACCGAGTGCAGGCTTGCAGGGTAAGCTCGACAACTTGAGCTTCCCCTCATTTCCAAACCTCGTTCATCTCAATCTCAGTGGCAACACTCTCACTGGTACCATCCCAGCTCATATTGGCGCTCTTTATAAACTCATGTCCCTCGACCTGTCTGCAAATAGTATAAGTGGATCAATACCCCTAGATATAGGGAATCTTGGGAATTTGAATGAGCTAGATTTGTCCATTAACCATCTAGATGGttccatcccttccactttagggaacttgtCAAAGCTTTCCATCTTGAACCTGTACCAAAATCGATTCTCTGGCTCCATTCCTCCACAAATTGGGAATCTAAAAGAGCTGGTTCAGTTGTCATTGTTCCAGAACAATCTGACCGGTCCAATTCctcctgctttgggtaatttgagaaaccttacactgTTGTTCCTctacagcaatcaaatttctggttcaattcctccacaatttgggaatttaatgaatctcaACATTCTTGAACTGTCCGGTAAcattctaacaggttctatcccttccactttagggaacttgacaAAGCTGACAGTCCTCGGCCTcattcaaaatcaaatttctggttctattCCTCCGGAACTCGGGAATTTAATGAGTCTCAATATTTTAGCATTGTACCGTAACAATCTGACTGGTCCCATCCctcctgctttgggtaatttgagaaaccttacacaGTTGTTCCTctacagcaatcaaatttctggttcaattcctccacaatttgggaatttaatgaatctcaACAATGTTGATCTGGCCGATAAcattctaacaggttctatcccttccactttagggaacttgacaaagc TCTGA
- the LOC131236387 gene encoding MDIS1-interacting receptor like kinase 2-like: protein MNLNNLDLSYNILTGSIPPTLGKLTKLTVLSAIYCQLSGSLPQEMTNMTNLSKLYLSGNSLSGYLPQLCQGGSLQFFSAVGNHFTGEIPKSIRNCTSLIRVRLNGNRLAANVSEVFGVYPHLIFMDISDNMLFGELSPNWGECQNLTKLQLSGNMITGRIPPEIGQLTQLSVLGLSSNQLVGKIPKEFGRLTSLFNLTLNENQLCGQIPQEIGKLSNLEVLDLSMNHLSGPIPPQLGDCFRLQYLKLSKNVLNGSIPFQIGNLVYLQGLLDLSHNSLNGQISPQLTKLIRLEKLNLSHNMLSGSIPPSFEGMFSLQSIDFSFNALEGPLPNSKSFQKAPAEAFINNKGLCGEVQSLRLCNASSINRSDTMKGHRVVILIILPVSVALFLLFVIVGISYIYYQRRRNIKKEVLERSSGNPFSIWNYDGIAVFEDIVEATEGFDNKYCIGIGGYGKVYKANLPMGQVVAVKKLHLLEGGDQSDQRSFRNEIQVLTEIRHRNIVKLYGFCCHARCSFLIYEYMERGSLASILSNDEGAAQLDWTLRVKIIKSVAHALSYMHHDCTLQIVHRDLSSNNVLLNSELEACVSDFGTARLLIPDSSNRTMLVGTYGYIAPG from the coding sequence atgaatctcaACAATCTTGATCTGTCCTATAACATTCTTACAGGTTCTATCCCTCCTACTTTAGGAAAGTTAACCAAGCTTACCGTATTGTCCGCTATTTACTGTCAATTATCTGGTTCGTTGCCTCAAGAAatgacaaacatgacaaatcTTTCTAAACTCTACTTGAGTGGCAACAGCCTCTCTGGCTATTTACCTCAGTTATGCCAGGGCGGATCTCTTCAATTCTTCAGTGCTGTTGGCAACCATTTCACTGGTGAGATCCCAAAAAGCATCAGAAATTGCACTAGCTTAATAAGAGTGCGACTTAATGGAAATCGACTTGCTGCAAATGTATCGGAAGTCTTTGGTGTATACCCGCATCTCATATTCATGGACATCAGTGACAACATGTTGTTTGGTGAACTCTCACCAAATTGGGGAGAATGCCAAAATTTGACAAAGCTACAATTATCCGGGAACATGATCACCGGTAGAATTCCTCCTGAGATAGGGCAGTTGACGCAGCTAAGTGTGCTTGGTCTTTCTTCAAACCAGCTGGTAGGCAAGATTCCAAAGGAATTTGGGAGGCTGACTTCTTTGTTCAACTTAACTTTAAATGAAAACCAGCTTTGTGGTCAGATACCCCAAGAGATTGGAAAACTATCCAATTTGGAGGTTCTTGACTTGTCAATGAATCACCTAAGTGGTCCAATACCACCTCAATTAGGTGATTGCTTCAGACTCCAATATCTGAAATTGAgcaaaaatgttttaaatggaagCATTCCTTTTCAGATCGGTAACCTAGTATACCTACAGGGTTTACTAGATctaagtcataactccctcaatggACAGATATCACCACAACTCACGAAATTGATTCGGCTGGAAAAGTTAAACCTCTCCCACAACATGCTGTCGGGCTCCATTCCACCTTCTTTTGAAGGGATGTTTAGCTTGcaatccattgatttttcatTCAATGCTTTGGAAGGTCCTCTTCCCAACAGCAAAAGCTTTCAGAAGGCTCCTGCAGAGGCATTCATAAATAATAAAGGCTTATGTGGTGAAGTCCAAAGTTTGCGACTTTGCAATGCCTCTTCAATCAATCGTAGTGATACGATGAAAGGTCACAGAGTTGTGATCCTCATTATTCTTCCTGTCTCAGTGgccttgtttcttttatttgtaaTCGTTGGCATTTCTTATATTTATtaccaaagaagaagaaatataaagaaaGAGGTTCTTGAGAGAAGCAGCGGAaatccattttcaatatggaattatgatgggaTTGCTGTGTTCGAAGACATCGTGGAGGCAACAGAGGGTTTTGACAACAAATACTGCATTGGAATTGGAGGGTATGGAAAAGTTTACAAAGCAAATCTACCAATGGGTCAAGTagtagctgtgaagaaacttCACCTACTCGAAGGAGGGGATCAATCtgatcaaagaagttttagaaatgagatacaagtATTAACTGAAATTCGCCATCGCAACATAGTGAAGCTTTATGGCTTTTGCTGCCATGCTCGATGCTCGTTTCTCATCTATGAGTACATGGAAAGGGGAAGCTTGGCAAGTATCCTCAGCAATGATGAAGGAGCTGCACAATTGGACTGGACTCTAAGGGTGAAGATTATTAAAAGTGTGGCCCATGCTTTATCTTATATGCACCATGATTGCACCCTGCAAATTGTCCATCGAGACCTATCAAGCAACAACGTTCTGCTGAATTCAGAACTTGAGGCTTGTGTTTCTGATTTTGGCACTGCACGATTGCTGATACCTGATTCATCCAATCGAACTATGCTTGTAGGCACTTATGGATACATCGCTCCTGGTTAG